One genomic window of Metopolophium dirhodum isolate CAU chromosome 4, ASM1992520v1, whole genome shotgun sequence includes the following:
- the LOC132942660 gene encoding uncharacterized protein LOC132942660 — MSTFLQINLNCCKAAQALALQQAAESNVDLLIVSEPCPTKVDAWYYDAHGKAAIACLRGLPVDIVGPTETGFTWIQAGTLRIYSCYWSPRSDPNLAQYSAFLSNLEHSIRSHSGDSLICGDFNAHHSAWGSCSNNKKGDALMDLIQSLGLIICNTGTTPTFQRASGSSVIDITLASPRVASRISNWSVLDTVTLSDHSYIQFTLLSAPIKPVNATYSRRLHAPALASFLSTGQLLHFSNSTDVDEMAINLNSALYAVCGLPLADNKGKRRSVHWWSPSLSALRKTANHLRRVFQRKRRRLGAAACTDEELAAKSAKLALVKAIRNAKDQAWRQLCDDVERDPWGKPYKIAPSYNPAPLSVTSD, encoded by the exons ATGAGTACCTTCCTACAGATCAATCTCAACTGCTGCAAGGCAGCTCAAGCGCTGGCGTTACAGCAGGCTGCAGAGTCCAACGTCGATCTCCTCATCGTCAGCGAGCCCTGCCCAACGAAGGTCGACGCATGGTACTACGACGCTCACGGTAAAGCGGCTATAGCATGCCTCCGTGGTCTCCCAGTGGACATAGTCGGCCCTACTGAAACAGGGTTCACGTGGATCCAGGCTGGTACCCTCCGCATCTATTCTTGTTATTGGTCCCCCAGGTCTGACCCCAACCTCGCCCAATACTCTGCGTTTCTCAGCAACCTTGAGCACAGCATTAGAAGTCACAGCGGAGACTCTCTTATTTGTGGAGACTTCAACGCGCACCATTCCGCCTGGGGCAGCTGCTCCAATAACAAGAAAGGTGATGCACTGATGGACCTCATCCAGTCCCTAGGCCTCATTATATGCAACACTGGCACGACCCCCACTTTCCAGAGGGCGTCTGGCTCCTCGGTGATCGACATCACTCTGGCCTCCCCCCGTGTGGCTTCCAGAATATCTAATTGGTCTGTCTTAGACACGGTGACCTTAAGCGATCACAGCTACATCCAGTTCACTCTCTTGTCCGCGCCCATTAAGCCAGTCAACGCGACATACTCTCGGAGACTCCACGCACCCGCTCTGGCGTCCTTTCTCTCGACCGGTCAACTACTACACTTCAGCAACAGTACTGACGTGGATGAAATGGCTATCAATCTGAACTCGGCGCTCTACGCCGTTTGTGGCCTACCCTTGGCAGACAATAAAGGTAAAAGGAGGAGCGTACACTGGTGGTCCCCGAGCCTAAGCGCGTTGCGCAAGACCGCAAACCATCTGCGTCGTGTTTTCCAGCGCAAGCGCCGACGCCTTGGTGCTGCCGCCTGCACTGATGAAGAGCTTGCTGCAAAATCCGCGAAACTGGCCCTCGTTAAAGCAATCAGAAACGCCAAAGATCAAGCCTGGAGACAACTATGTGACGACGTCGAACGGGACCCATGGGGAAAGCCCTACAAGATT GCTCCCAGCTATAATCCAGCACCTCTTTCCGTCACATCAGATTAA
- the LOC132942672 gene encoding uncharacterized protein LOC132942672 produces the protein MSTFLQINLNCCKAAQALALQQAAESNVDLLIVSEPCPTKVDAWYYDAHGKAAIACLRGLPVDIVGPTEPGFTWIQAGTLRIYSCYWSPRSDPNLAQYSAFLSNLEHSIRSHSGDSLICGDFNAHHSAWGSCSNNKKGDALMDLIQSLGLIICNTGTTPTFQRASGSSVIDITLASPRVASRISNWSVLDTVTLSDHSYIQFTLLSAPIKPVNATYSRRLHAPALASFLSTGQLLHFSNSTDVDEMAINLNSALYAVCGLPLADNKGKRRSVHWWSPSLSALRKTANHLRRVFQRKRRRLGAAACTDEELAAKSAKLALVKAIRNAKDQAWRQLCDDVERDPWGKPYKIVMGRMNVRTPIPGLNLPGRLPAIIQHLFPSHQINHLNTFCPSLSTPARKIDLEELKSASGWGGKVGGSLLARSKCPKGRTTLTENPSTPNSSWGSLGTEVGTCPRGPCGAPGAPHSI, from the exons ATGAGTACCTTCCTACAGATCAATCTCAACTGCTGCAAGGCAGCTCAAGCGCTGGCGTTACAGCAGGCTGCAGAGTCCAACGTTGATCTCCTCATCGTCAGCGAGCCCTGCCCAACGAAGGTCGACGCATGGTACTACGACGCTCACGGTAAAGCGGCTATAGCATGCCTCCGTGGTCTCCCAGTGGACATAGTCGGCCCTACTGAACCAGGGTTCACGTGGATCCAGGCTGGTACCCTCCGCATCTATTCTTGTTATTGGTCCCCCAGGTCTGACCCCAACCTCGCCCAATACTCTGCGTTTCTCAGCAACCTTGAGCACAGCATTAGAAGTCACAGCGGAGACTCTCTTATTTGTGGAGACTTCAACGCGCACCATTCCGCCTGGGGCAGCTGCTCCAATAACAAGAAAGGTGATGCACTGATGGACCTCATCCAGTCCCTAGGCCTCATTATATGCAACACTGGCACGACCCCCACTTTCCAGAGGGCGTCTGGCTCCTCGGTGATCGACATCACTCTGGCCTCCCCCCGTGTGGCTTCCAGAATATCTAATTGGTCTGTCTTAGACACGGTGACCTTAAGCGATCACAGCTACATCCAGTTCACTCTCTTGTCCGCGCCCATTAAGCCAGTCAACGCGACATACTCTCGGAGACTCCACGCACCCGCTCTGGCGTCCTTTCTCTCGACCGGTCAACTACTACACTTCAGCAACAGTACTGACGTGGATGAAATGGCTATCAATCTGAACTCGGCGCTCTACGCCGTTTGTGGCCTACCCTTGGCAGACAATAAAGGTAAAAGGAGGAGCGTACACTGGTGGTCCCCGAGCCTAAGCGCGTTGCGCAAGACCGCAAACCATCTGCGTCGTGTTTTCCAGCGCAAGCGCCGACGCCTTGGTGCTGCCGCCTGCACTGATGAAGAGCTTGCTGCAAAATCCGCGAAACTGGCCCTCGTTAAAGCAATCAGAAACGCCAAAGATCAAGCCTGGAGACAACTATGTGACGACGTCGAACGGGACCCATGGGGAAAGCCCTACAAGATTGTAATGGGAAGAATGAATGTAAGGACTCCCATCCCCGGGCTTAATCTCCCAGGAAGGCTCCCAGCTATAATCCAGCACCTCTTTCCGTCACATCAGATTAATCACCTGAACACCTTTTGCCCATCATTGTCGACCCCTGCACGGAAGATCGACCTAGAGGAGCTGAAATCAGcgt CTGGATGGGGTGGCAAGGTCGGAGGCAGCCTGCTCGCTCGCAGCAAATGCCCTAAGGGAAGGACAACCCTGACAGAAAACCCTTCAACCCCCAACTCGTCATGGGGGTCTCTTGGCACGGAAGTAGGAACGTGTCCACGAGGACCCTGTGGGGCACCTGGCGCCCCCCACAGTATCTAG